The proteins below are encoded in one region of Gadus macrocephalus chromosome 14, ASM3116895v1:
- the spi1b gene encoding transcription factor PU.1b codes for MLHPYRMESYLIPPPPEEMYDPEIYRQQIAEYPYNPYILDGDIQSEHWDYHPHHVHVHGEFENLPENQFTELQSVQPLHAPTLIRPDTLRYDMVDLLDPGVPTHHHVLQQPVSFFPRPMFQHASPAHRSSDEEDRGGRSPPLEVSDEESLRGRLPPSTHGELGNKKKIRLYQFLLDLLRNGDMKDSIWWVDRDKGTFQFSSKHKEALAHRWGIQKGNRKKMTYQKMARALRNYGKTGEVKKIKKKLTYQFSGEILGKSHLERKTYM; via the exons ATGTTGCATCCATACAGAATGGAGAGCTACCTCATCCCCCCT CCTCCAGAAGAAATGTATGATCCTGAGATCTATAGACAACAAATCGCAGAATATCCATATAATCCATATATCCTTGATGGAGATATCCAATCAG AACACTGGGACTACCACCCTCACCACGTGCATGTCCACGGAGAGTTTGAGAACCTACCAGAAAACCAGTTCACCGAGTTGCAGAGCGTTCAGCCTCTGCACGCGCCGACCCTGATCCGGCCCGACACCCTGCGTTACGACATGGTGGACCTCCTGGATCCCGGCGTGCCCACACACCACCACGTCCTGCAGCAGCCA GTCTCATTCTTCCCGCGGCCCATGTTCCAGCACGCCTCGCCAGCTCACCGCAGCTCTGACGAGGAGGATCGTGGCGGCCGGAGCCCCCCGCTGGAGGTGTCCGATGAGGAGAGTCTGAGGGGCCGCCTGCCACCTTCCACGCATGGAGAACTGG GCAACAAAAAGAAGATCCGCCTGTACCAGTTCCTGTTGGATCTCCTGCGGAACGGAGACATGAAGGACAGTATCTGGTGGGTGGACAGAGACAAGGGGACCTTTCAGTTCTCTTCCAAACACAAGGAGGCCCTCGCTCACCGCTGGGGGATTCAGAAGGGAAACCGAAAAAAAATGACATATCAGAAGATGGCTCGCGCCTTACGCAACTATGGCAAAACCGGCGAAgtgaagaaaataaagaagaagTTGACTTACCAGTTCAGTGGTGAGATTCTTGGAAAATCCCATTTAGAGAGAAAGACGTATATGTAA